The following coding sequences are from one Zalophus californianus isolate mZalCal1 chromosome 5, mZalCal1.pri.v2, whole genome shotgun sequence window:
- the LOC113929368 gene encoding T-cell-specific guanine nucleotide triphosphate-binding protein 2-like: protein MDQFISDFLVGKNFQQLATNFVPYYTTLVSKVGGIISPENLDRIQGALKEAKLKDVADIIEELLMAAENAPLDVAVIGESGTGKSSFINALRGLSYEEEGSASVGVVETTMKKTPYQHPKYPNVTFWDLPGTGTPNFHPHEYLEMVEFATYDFFIIISSCRFSLNDALLAQNIKEIGKKFYFVRTKVDNDLYNEEKSKPTSFKRERVLQRIRDNCLANLSHIGVPEPCIFLVSNFDLDDFDFPILEETLLKELPFHKRYTFVLLLPNLSDASIEVKRAFLKEKIWLDALKSSALSFIPFMACFNGFDLPQQEKCLNLYQSHFGLDENSVKETAKKLGMSVEKIKSFTKSLNFWLLVKDESIAARAMKCVECYCSVNGSLPSTAFQFLKTYFLHLKFINTVADDAKILLHKTLESISLRRCQRDGSDCLTE, encoded by the coding sequence ATGGATCAGTTCATATCTGACTTCCTGGTAGGAAAGAATTTTCAACAATTGGCCACCAACTTTGTCCCTTACTACACCACATTAGTCAGTAAGGTAGGGGGGATCATCTCTCCAGAAAATCTTGATAGAATTCAAGGAGCCCTTAAAGAGGCCAAGCTAAAAGATGTGGCTGACATAATTGAGGAATTACTTATGGCAGCAGAGAATGCTCCCCTGGATGTGGCTGTGATTGGGGAATCTGGCACTGGGAAGTCCAGTTTCATCAATGCCCTGCGAGGACTTAGTTATGAAGAGGAGGGTTCTGCGAGTGTTGGCGTTGTGGAGACTACCATGAAGAAAACGCCCTATCAACATCCCAAATATCCTAATGTGACCTTCTGGGACCTGCCTGGAACTGGAACCCCCAATTTCCATCCACATGAATATCTAGAAATGGTGGAATTTGCTACCTAtgactttttcatcattatttcttCCTGTCGGTTTAGCCTCAATGATGCTTTGCTGGCCCAAAATATCAAGGAGATAGGCAAGAAGTTCTACTTTGTTAGAACCAAGGTGGACAATGATTTATataatgaagagaaaagcaaacccaCATCTTTCAAAAGGGAGAGAGTGCTTCAGCGGATACGTGACAACTGCCTGGCTAATCTCAGCCACATTGGAGTGCCTGAGCCATGCATCTTCTTGGTCTCCAACTTTGACCtggatgactttgatttcccAATACTGGAAGAGACTCTGCTGAAGGAGCTCCCTTTTCATAAGCGCTACACCTTTGTACTCCTGTTGCCCAATTTGTCTGATGCTTCCATTGAGGTGAAGAGAGCTTTCCTCAAGGAGAAGATCTGGCTGGATGCCCTGAAATCATCTGCTTTGAGCTTCATCCCCTTCATGGCCTGCTTTAATGGCTTTGATTTGCCCCAGCAGGAAAAGTGCTTGAACCTTTACCAGAGCCATTTTGGTTTGGATGAGAATTCAGTCAAAGAGACTGCAAAGAAACTGGGCATGTCTGTGGAGAAGATCAAGAGTTTCACCAAGTCCTTGAATTTCTGGTTACTTGTGAAGGATGAAAGCATAGCAGCCAGGGCCATGAAGTGTGTTGAATGCTATTGCTCAGTAAATGGAAGCCTGCCATCCACTGCCTTCCAGTTTTTGAAAACCTACTTTCTACATTTGAAATTCATCAATACAGTCGCTGATGATGCTAAAATTCTCTTGCATAAGACTTTAGAGAGCATAAGTCTTAGAAGATGCCAGAGAGATGGGTCAGACTGCCTAACTGAATAA